In one window of Deinobacterium chartae DNA:
- a CDS encoding uracil-DNA glycosylase: protein MNAAAELELLCSQSQTCTACRLSRTRTRVVFGEGDPQAKLLVLGEGPGADEDASGRPFVGRAGQLLDQILAAAGMPRPTVYIANMVKCRPPGNRNPEPDEVEACRRWLAPQLALLRPEVIVTLGNVPTQHLLGLRAGITRTRGTWHRYRDPSGFEAWVMPMFHPAYLLRNPTRVVGGPKSLTWRDIREVKAVLEGSRVPESPHYPVAAPGRLL from the coding sequence ATGAACGCCGCTGCCGAACTCGAGCTGCTGTGCTCGCAGTCCCAGACCTGCACCGCCTGCCGTCTCAGCCGCACCCGGACCCGCGTGGTTTTCGGCGAGGGCGACCCGCAGGCCAAGCTTCTGGTACTCGGGGAGGGCCCCGGAGCCGACGAGGATGCCAGCGGGCGCCCCTTCGTCGGGCGCGCCGGGCAGTTGCTCGACCAGATCCTGGCGGCTGCCGGGATGCCGCGTCCTACCGTGTATATCGCCAACATGGTCAAGTGCCGCCCGCCCGGCAACCGTAACCCCGAGCCCGACGAGGTCGAGGCCTGCCGCCGCTGGCTCGCTCCCCAGCTCGCCCTGCTGCGCCCAGAGGTGATCGTGACGCTGGGCAACGTGCCCACCCAGCACCTGCTGGGCCTGCGCGCCGGCATCACCCGCACGCGCGGCACCTGGCACCGCTACCGTGATCCCAGCGGCTTCGAGGCCTGGGTGATGCCGATGTTCCACCCGGCTTACCTGCTGCGCAATCCCACCCGGGTGGTGGGCGGCCCCAAAAGCCTGACGTGGCGCGACATCCGCGAGGTCAAGGCGGTCCTCGAGGGCAGCCGGGTGCCCGAGTCCCCCCATTACCCGGTCGCGGCTCCTGGGCGGCTGCTGTAG
- a CDS encoding LEA type 2 family protein — MKVWHASLLVPAVAALLASCAPRLGAAVQVPQITVEQTALERLDPPGLGIPASATVSLKLRVRNPNPFGVRLSRVDGDFYLDGLKVTQVSAPGVDIAATGVSTVTVNVQVPLSNQNLGKFADLAVGKTVAYRLEGSFEVDAGALGKPTFGPYTLAQGVIKDAPILKAPEFRFRPELAKLTFGNDGIVLELGLEVHNPNVLGFRLEAPLELRVGGVAVAKASLSGTVGAKNAGVVYTRFQIDPLALPQALIQGRFSFSVAGSPVLIAPGITEKRFGLEVLTQGSAERR; from the coding sequence ATGAAAGTCTGGCATGCTTCCCTGCTCGTTCCCGCTGTAGCCGCGCTGCTGGCCTCCTGCGCTCCCCGCCTGGGGGCCGCGGTCCAAGTTCCCCAAATCACCGTGGAGCAAACGGCGCTCGAGCGCCTGGACCCGCCCGGGCTGGGCATTCCTGCCTCTGCCACCGTTTCGCTCAAGCTGCGGGTGCGCAACCCCAACCCCTTTGGCGTGCGGCTCTCCCGGGTAGATGGCGACTTCTACCTCGACGGCCTCAAGGTCACCCAGGTGAGCGCTCCGGGCGTAGACATCGCCGCCACCGGCGTGAGCACCGTGACCGTGAACGTCCAAGTTCCCCTGAGCAACCAGAACCTGGGCAAATTCGCCGACCTCGCCGTTGGCAAAACCGTCGCCTACCGCCTCGAGGGAAGCTTCGAGGTGGACGCGGGCGCGCTGGGCAAACCCACCTTCGGGCCCTACACCCTGGCGCAGGGCGTGATCAAGGACGCCCCGATCCTCAAGGCCCCCGAATTCCGCTTCCGTCCCGAACTGGCCAAGCTGACCTTTGGCAATGACGGCATCGTGCTGGAACTGGGCCTCGAGGTGCATAACCCCAACGTGCTGGGCTTCCGCCTCGAAGCGCCGCTGGAACTGCGGGTCGGCGGCGTCGCGGTCGCCAAGGCGTCGCTGAGCGGCACGGTGGGTGCCAAGAACGCGGGCGTGGTGTACACCCGCTTCCAGATCGATCCGCTCGCCCTGCCGCAGGCCCTGATCCAGGGACGTTTCTCGTTCAGCGTCGCAGGCTCCCCGGTCCTGATCGCGCCGGGCATCACCGAGAAGCGCTTCGGCCTCGAGGTGCTGACCCAGGGCAGCGCGGAACGCCGCTGA
- a CDS encoding LysM peptidoglycan-binding domain-containing C40 family peptidase yields MSASALAAPYTVKPGDTLSKIAREHGTSVQTLMTLNKLSNPTLDVGQKLNLPDAPAATGKSRASTSGAARAPQQGIVRAASSRYLGIPYRLGGTGNGGIDCSAFTGRVMADLGIRLPRTSAEQYGVGTPVARSELREGDLVFFNTTGRGVSHVGIYVGNGEFAHANSYLNRVIIEKLSASYYASRYVGARRVIGVL; encoded by the coding sequence ATGAGTGCTTCCGCTCTCGCTGCGCCGTACACGGTCAAGCCCGGAGACACCCTCAGCAAGATTGCCCGTGAGCATGGAACCAGCGTCCAGACGCTCATGACCCTCAACAAGCTCTCCAATCCGACCCTCGACGTCGGTCAGAAATTAAACTTGCCAGACGCCCCGGCCGCGACCGGCAAGTCGCGCGCCAGCACCTCCGGCGCCGCCCGCGCTCCCCAACAAGGAATCGTACGGGCGGCGTCTTCGCGTTATCTGGGTATTCCCTACCGCCTGGGCGGCACCGGCAACGGCGGCATCGACTGCTCGGCTTTTACCGGCCGCGTCATGGCCGACCTCGGCATCCGCCTGCCCCGCACCTCGGCCGAGCAGTACGGCGTGGGCACCCCGGTTGCCCGCTCGGAACTGCGCGAAGGCGACCTGGTGTTCTTCAACACCACCGGGCGCGGCGTCTCGCACGTTGGCATCTACGTCGGCAACGGCGAATTCGCCCACGCCAACTCGTACCTCAACCGCGTGATCATCGAGAAGCTGAGCGCCTCGTACTACGCCAGCCGCTACGTGGGCGCCCGCCGCGTCATCGGAGTGCTCTGA
- a CDS encoding pyridoxal-phosphate-dependent aminotransferase family protein yields MFNRPRLLAPGPVETDPRTALALAAPQIHHRTPEARAALQEARSRLGQLLGGGLEVLITASSGTGAFEAAMVSLLSPGARLVCAEAGKFGERWGKMGEALGYTVDYVRAPWGEVLDPQAVAEAVPGAAALLITHSETATGVLHDLEAIARAARAANPDLLILVDAVTSFAVAELRPQAWDLDAVVSGSQKGVALPPGLGFVALSPRALDHLASGGPRYYFDLARELKSQQKGETAYTPAINLIQALNLSTDRLLALPLEELWAEKARMNAALLAAGEALGCRVFARRPSPAVAALVPPEGVSGKQVSEALKALGARAAAGQDAYKDSMFRISLMGYFDRYDALAVAGLLEDAFSALGQRFERGVAVAAAWQVFAGTQVVGRRT; encoded by the coding sequence ATGTTCAACCGTCCGCGTCTGCTCGCTCCCGGTCCGGTCGAGACCGATCCACGCACCGCTCTGGCCCTGGCCGCACCGCAGATCCACCACCGCACTCCCGAGGCGCGCGCTGCCCTGCAGGAGGCGCGCTCGCGCCTGGGGCAACTGCTGGGCGGCGGCCTCGAGGTTCTGATCACCGCCTCCTCGGGAACCGGTGCCTTCGAGGCGGCGATGGTCAGCCTGCTGTCTCCGGGTGCGCGGCTGGTATGCGCCGAGGCAGGCAAGTTCGGCGAGCGCTGGGGCAAGATGGGCGAGGCGCTGGGGTACACGGTGGATTACGTGCGCGCACCGTGGGGCGAGGTGCTCGACCCGCAGGCGGTTGCCGAGGCCGTACCCGGAGCGGCGGCGCTGCTGATCACCCACTCGGAGACCGCCACCGGGGTGCTGCACGACCTCGAGGCGATTGCCCGCGCGGCGCGCGCCGCTAACCCGGACCTTTTGATTCTGGTGGACGCGGTCACCTCGTTCGCGGTGGCCGAGCTGCGCCCGCAGGCCTGGGATCTGGATGCGGTGGTGTCCGGCTCGCAAAAAGGGGTGGCCCTGCCGCCCGGCCTGGGTTTCGTGGCCCTTTCGCCGCGCGCGCTCGACCACCTGGCCTCGGGCGGACCGCGCTACTACTTTGACCTGGCCCGCGAGCTCAAAAGCCAGCAGAAGGGCGAGACCGCCTACACCCCGGCCATTAACCTGATCCAGGCGCTCAACCTCTCCACCGACCGTCTGTTGGCCTTACCCCTCGAGGAGCTGTGGGCCGAGAAAGCGCGCATGAACGCCGCCCTGCTGGCGGCCGGGGAGGCGCTGGGCTGCCGCGTCTTTGCGCGCCGGCCCTCGCCGGCGGTGGCCGCGCTGGTTCCGCCCGAGGGCGTCAGCGGCAAACAGGTGTCCGAGGCCCTCAAGGCGCTGGGTGCTCGCGCCGCGGCCGGACAGGATGCCTACAAGGACAGCATGTTTCGCATCTCGCTGATGGGTTACTTCGACCGTTACGACGCGCTGGCGGTGGCCGGGCTGCTCGAAGATGCCTTCAGCGCGCTCGGACAGCGCTTCGAGCGCGGGGTGGCGGTCGCAGCGGCCTGGCAGGTTTTTGCGGGAACCCAAGTGGTGGGGCGCCGGACCTGA
- a CDS encoding M23 family metallopeptidase: MFRFPALPGLAVCLLISGGSAHTGTPIPDARIAKPSRQFGLPLQGNPGPDTWLLGQLYGNTTSAYRQRATTYRNGQGLHFGLDFSAPCGTPVVAIGDGVVAEVDGPHGSPPHNLVINHAGNLSSLYGHLLERSPLKVGQRVKRGQVIGKTGDSQLTCVSAPHLHLEIRDHSHQRLFNPVGYIDADWAALSLIGGFGRGYQVDLTRPRRWQTLEDQPSVRLRQPLLNDYAQPWPPAPGGNR, from the coding sequence ATGTTTCGATTTCCCGCTCTGCCCGGCCTTGCGGTGTGCCTGCTGATCAGCGGCGGTTCGGCGCACACCGGTACGCCCATCCCCGATGCCCGCATCGCCAAGCCCAGCCGTCAGTTTGGCCTGCCCCTTCAGGGAAATCCCGGCCCCGACACCTGGCTGCTGGGGCAACTGTACGGCAACACCACCTCGGCCTACCGCCAGCGCGCCACGACCTATCGCAACGGTCAGGGCCTGCACTTTGGCCTGGACTTCTCGGCTCCGTGCGGTACCCCGGTCGTTGCCATCGGCGATGGCGTGGTCGCCGAGGTCGATGGCCCGCACGGCTCGCCGCCGCACAACCTGGTCATCAACCACGCCGGGAACCTCTCCAGCCTGTACGGACACCTGCTCGAGCGCTCCCCGCTCAAGGTCGGTCAGCGCGTAAAGCGCGGGCAGGTGATCGGCAAGACGGGCGACTCGCAGCTGACCTGCGTCTCCGCGCCGCACCTGCACCTCGAGATCCGGGACCACTCGCACCAGCGGCTGTTCAACCCGGTTGGCTACATCGACGCGGACTGGGCGGCCCTTTCGCTGATCGGCGGCTTCGGTCGCGGCTACCAGGTGGACCTGACCCGGCCGCGCCGCTGGCAGACCCTCGAGGATCAGCCTTCGGTGCGCCTGCGCCAGCCGCTGCTCAACGATTACGCCCAGCCGTGGCCGCCCGCCCCTGGAGGAAACCGGTGA
- a CDS encoding GNAT family N-acetyltransferase, which yields MLGYESGRPTPQFSGLPWHLEDPVTDALPELIAYDADSDLLPAAVEVYIRTWNHPWVSSLEFFLRYARKPGFVGRVAAVRGQVVGMGFGHRSLPGDWWHDRVAQEVGPSPALHEAWVLVELAVLPEWRGAGVGALLLRELTAAQPCPRMLLSTGSRNTGAQRFYTREGWNYVHPGMVFSPGQEPYVIMGRERPDKR from the coding sequence GTGCTAGGGTACGAAAGCGGCAGGCCGACGCCGCAGTTTTCCGGCCTGCCCTGGCACCTCGAGGATCCTGTGACCGATGCCTTGCCCGAACTGATCGCGTACGACGCCGACTCGGACCTGCTGCCTGCCGCCGTCGAGGTCTACATCCGCACCTGGAATCACCCCTGGGTGTCCTCGCTCGAGTTTTTTCTGCGCTACGCCCGCAAGCCGGGCTTTGTGGGCCGAGTGGCCGCCGTGCGCGGGCAGGTGGTGGGGATGGGCTTCGGGCACCGCTCGCTGCCCGGCGACTGGTGGCACGACCGGGTCGCGCAGGAGGTTGGACCGAGCCCGGCGCTGCACGAGGCCTGGGTCCTGGTGGAACTGGCGGTGCTGCCCGAGTGGCGCGGCGCGGGTGTGGGGGCACTGCTGCTGCGCGAACTGACCGCCGCGCAGCCCTGCCCGCGCATGCTGCTGTCCACCGGCAGCCGCAACACGGGAGCGCAGCGCTTCTACACCCGCGAGGGCTGGAATTACGTGCACCCGGGCATGGTGTTCAGTCCGGGGCAAGAACCGTACGTGATCATGGGCCGCGAACGGCCAGACAAGCGCTAG
- a CDS encoding MBL fold metallo-hydrolase: MNTSFPVQAVRLASPLGRRFGQSVWVYRYRDLLIDSGPPGTAARLRALPIARQAHAVLLTHHHEDHAGGAYALKVPVYAARPTLELLSAPQRIRLYRRLVWGTPRPLRVQLAPAGLPLRWIPTPGHSPDHHALFDAGEGVLFSGDAYLGVRARMGMPGYDFAALLRSLEDLIRLEPRVMYCAHAGRVERPVQRLQAKRDWLLEMQARAVALRAQGRSFAGVLRELLGPEGLDAFASGGELSKTVVLRSALEAAGQRP, from the coding sequence ATGAATACCTCTTTTCCTGTTCAGGCCGTTCGTCTCGCCAGTCCCCTGGGCCGGCGCTTCGGGCAGTCGGTATGGGTTTACCGCTACCGTGACCTGCTGATCGACAGCGGACCGCCCGGTACCGCCGCCCGGCTGCGCGCCCTGCCGATTGCCCGGCAGGCTCACGCCGTGCTGCTCACGCACCACCACGAAGACCACGCGGGCGGAGCCTATGCCCTGAAAGTCCCGGTCTACGCCGCCCGACCGACCCTCGAGCTGCTCTCCGCGCCGCAGCGGATCAGGCTCTACCGGCGTCTGGTCTGGGGAACGCCGCGTCCGCTGCGGGTCCAGTTGGCCCCCGCGGGCCTGCCGCTGCGCTGGATTCCCACCCCCGGCCACTCGCCCGACCATCACGCCCTGTTCGATGCGGGGGAGGGCGTGCTGTTCAGCGGAGACGCTTACCTGGGCGTGCGGGCCCGCATGGGCATGCCCGGCTACGACTTCGCGGCCCTGCTGCGCTCGCTCGAGGACCTGATCCGCCTCGAGCCACGGGTGATGTACTGCGCGCACGCCGGACGGGTCGAGCGGCCGGTGCAGCGACTGCAGGCCAAACGCGACTGGCTGCTGGAGATGCAGGCGCGCGCGGTCGCCCTGCGGGCGCAGGGCCGCTCCTTCGCCGGGGTGCTGCGTGAACTGCTCGGCCCCGAGGGACTCGACGCCTTCGCCTCGGGCGGAGAGCTCAGCAAGACCGTGGTGCTGCGCTCGGCCCTCGAGGCCGCCGGGCAGCGCCCCTAG
- a CDS encoding DUF1844 domain-containing protein — MPNPDFVGLVQSVLGAAEAAMGEFSPVQASVARDGIKTRATVERSYRLLSMLAEKTRGNLDRTESELLGGALATLREYLSTLEA, encoded by the coding sequence ATGCCGAATCCCGATTTTGTAGGACTGGTCCAGAGCGTACTCGGTGCCGCCGAGGCCGCCATGGGCGAGTTCAGCCCCGTCCAGGCCTCGGTGGCCCGCGACGGTATCAAGACCCGCGCGACCGTCGAGCGCAGCTACCGCCTGCTTTCGATGCTGGCCGAGAAAACCCGAGGCAACCTCGACCGCACCGAATCCGAACTGCTGGGCGGAGCGCTGGCCACCCTGCGCGAGTACCTGTCCACCCTCGAGGCCTGA
- a CDS encoding outer membrane lipoprotein carrier protein LolA — MKRLLLVASVLLAPSALAQSADTVLKNFEAAQKNAKDISVQVQGKALLDSGEQRIDLEVLSIPGQKLTRVNFNAPDALADNVLVIDNQTAYNYLYLTNQVTVQPLAKTELQGFNFDFAQFARLGLELPRDRFDVKLVSTQAAKTGKTYVLEATPKARDLGFSRTRVWISDQGWRPVRLQALNSNGKLQADLRFENYKVNSGLSAAKVKSLPRDAQVIRKQ, encoded by the coding sequence ATGAAGAGACTGCTGCTCGTCGCCTCCGTGCTGCTGGCCCCCTCTGCCCTGGCGCAGTCGGCCGATACGGTCCTCAAGAACTTTGAAGCCGCCCAGAAAAACGCCAAAGACATCAGCGTGCAGGTGCAGGGCAAGGCGCTGCTGGATTCCGGAGAACAGCGCATCGACCTCGAGGTGCTCAGCATTCCGGGTCAGAAGCTGACCCGGGTGAACTTCAACGCGCCCGACGCGCTTGCGGACAACGTGCTGGTCATCGACAACCAGACCGCCTACAACTATCTGTACCTGACCAATCAGGTGACCGTGCAGCCGCTGGCCAAGACCGAGCTGCAGGGCTTCAACTTTGATTTTGCGCAATTCGCGCGCCTGGGCCTCGAGCTGCCGCGCGACCGCTTTGATGTGAAGCTGGTCTCGACCCAGGCGGCCAAGACCGGCAAGACCTACGTCCTCGAGGCGACGCCCAAGGCGCGCGACTTGGGCTTCTCGCGCACCCGGGTGTGGATCAGCGACCAGGGCTGGCGGCCGGTGCGGTTGCAGGCCCTGAATTCGAACGGCAAGCTGCAGGCCGACTTGCGCTTCGAGAATTACAAGGTCAACAGCGGCCTGAGCGCGGCCAAGGTGAAGTCGCTGCCGCGCGACGCGCAGGTGATCCGCAAGCAGTGA
- the dtd gene encoding D-aminoacyl-tRNA deacylase: protein MRVLLQRVSRASVRVDGEVTGEIGPGLLLLVGVGEGDHEADARALAEKIAKLRIFSDDAGKMNLNVQQVGGRILSVSQFTLYADTRRGNRPSFTDAAAPQLGRELWQSFNACLRELGLEVEEGVFAADMQVELVNDGPVTLWLDSRA, encoded by the coding sequence ATGCGGGTTCTGCTTCAGCGCGTGTCGCGCGCTTCGGTGCGCGTGGACGGCGAGGTCACCGGCGAGATCGGCCCCGGTCTGCTGCTGCTGGTGGGGGTGGGCGAAGGAGACCACGAGGCCGACGCGCGCGCGCTTGCCGAGAAGATCGCCAAGCTGCGCATTTTTTCCGATGACGCGGGCAAGATGAACCTGAACGTGCAGCAGGTGGGCGGCCGCATCCTGTCGGTCAGCCAGTTCACGCTGTACGCCGATACCCGCCGTGGCAACCGCCCCTCGTTCACCGACGCGGCCGCCCCGCAGCTGGGCCGGGAGCTGTGGCAGAGCTTCAACGCCTGCCTGCGCGAGCTGGGCCTCGAGGTGGAGGAAGGCGTCTTTGCGGCGGACATGCAAGTCGAGCTGGTCAACGACGGTCCGGTCACGCTGTGGCTGGACTCGCGCGCATGA
- the aat gene encoding leucyl/phenylalanyl-tRNA--protein transferase, translating into MNGTVADLLEGYARGYFLMADDAGELRWYSSRRHALIPLDERFHVPRSLRRALNSGRFEVRINADFEGVVRGCASRAETWISVELMAIYRSLHRAGFAHSFETWSEGRLAGGVLGIALGGAFIGETMFYAVPEASKVAMVRLVEHLRARGFVLFDAQLTNAHLERFGAYEVPEAAYRRMLRAALEVEASFVP; encoded by the coding sequence ATGAACGGGACGGTCGCTGACCTGCTCGAGGGGTACGCGCGCGGCTACTTCCTGATGGCCGACGACGCGGGCGAACTGCGCTGGTACTCCAGCCGCAGGCACGCCCTGATTCCGCTCGACGAGCGCTTTCACGTCCCGCGCTCGCTGCGGCGCGCGCTGAATTCGGGCCGCTTCGAGGTGCGCATCAACGCGGACTTCGAGGGGGTGGTGCGCGGCTGTGCCTCGAGGGCAGAGACCTGGATCTCCGTCGAACTGATGGCGATCTACCGCAGCCTGCACCGCGCGGGCTTCGCGCACTCGTTTGAGACCTGGAGCGAGGGGCGTCTGGCCGGCGGCGTCTTGGGCATTGCCCTGGGCGGGGCGTTCATCGGGGAAACCATGTTCTACGCGGTGCCCGAGGCGTCCAAGGTGGCCATGGTACGGCTGGTCGAGCACCTGCGCGCGCGCGGCTTCGTGCTGTTCGACGCGCAGCTCACCAACGCCCACCTCGAGCGCTTCGGCGCCTACGAGGTGCCCGAGGCGGCCTACCGCCGCATGTTGCGCGCGGCCCTCGAGGTGGAGGCCAGCTTCGTACCCTGA
- the serA gene encoding phosphoglycerate dehydrogenase: MHRVLICDEMNPGPLDYPGFHIDYIPNMPREDVLARLPEYDALITRSRTRVDLELLEAGPRLRVIGRGGVGVDNIDLEAASRRGVLVLNAPESNNVSAAELAIAHLLAAARGLTRSDAKTRAGVWDRKYLGIELKDKTLGIVGLGRIGSIVANRAQGLRMNVVAFDPYVPESNFERAGARRAATLEELLTQVDFLTVHTPLTEETDGMIGARELALLKKGAIVVNAARGNIVDERALAGALESGHLFAAGIDVFRDEPPAPDHPLLKAPNLNITAHLGANTFEAQERVGAEIVGRVLAALEGDVSRGAVNAPALDAKTRELLGGYLELGQKLGKILGQLLPGADELEVEFHGSFAADPSPVVTQVLVGYLSGVTEETPNVINARAIAKERGLKVATREVEEAEDYQSEVRVVARQGQRTRTVGGTVFGRLPRLTRLRNYRVEVAPEGYILIVSNQDRPGAVAKLSTLLGNYSINIAGMSLGRAEKGGQALFALTLDDKPTPEQLEQIRALDVIESAYLVEV; the protein is encoded by the coding sequence ATGCACCGCGTCCTCATCTGCGACGAAATGAATCCCGGGCCGCTTGATTACCCCGGGTTTCACATTGACTACATTCCCAACATGCCGCGCGAAGACGTGCTGGCGCGCCTGCCCGAATACGACGCCCTGATCACCCGCTCGCGTACCCGCGTGGACCTCGAGCTGCTCGAAGCCGGTCCGCGCCTGCGCGTGATCGGGCGTGGCGGCGTAGGCGTGGACAACATCGACCTCGAGGCGGCCAGCCGCCGGGGCGTCTTGGTCCTCAACGCCCCCGAGAGCAACAACGTCTCGGCGGCCGAACTGGCCATCGCGCACCTGCTGGCCGCCGCGCGCGGCCTGACCCGCTCGGACGCCAAGACCCGCGCGGGCGTGTGGGACCGCAAGTACCTCGGCATCGAGCTCAAGGACAAGACCCTGGGCATCGTGGGGCTGGGCCGCATCGGCAGCATCGTGGCCAACCGTGCCCAGGGCCTGCGTATGAACGTGGTCGCCTTTGACCCCTACGTGCCCGAGAGCAACTTCGAGCGCGCCGGGGCGCGGCGCGCGGCCACCCTCGAGGAACTGCTGACCCAGGTGGACTTCCTGACCGTGCACACCCCGCTGACCGAGGAAACCGACGGCATGATCGGGGCACGCGAGCTGGCGCTGCTGAAAAAGGGTGCCATCGTGGTGAACGCCGCGCGCGGCAACATCGTGGACGAACGCGCGCTGGCCGGGGCCCTCGAGAGCGGTCATCTGTTTGCGGCGGGCATCGACGTGTTCCGCGACGAGCCGCCCGCCCCCGACCACCCGCTGCTGAAGGCCCCCAACCTGAACATCACCGCGCACCTGGGTGCCAACACCTTCGAAGCCCAAGAACGCGTGGGGGCCGAGATCGTGGGGCGGGTGCTGGCGGCCCTCGAGGGCGACGTGTCGCGCGGGGCGGTCAACGCTCCGGCCCTGGACGCCAAGACCCGCGAGCTGCTGGGCGGCTACCTCGAGCTGGGTCAGAAGCTCGGCAAGATCTTGGGACAGCTGCTGCCCGGCGCCGACGAACTCGAGGTGGAGTTTCACGGCAGCTTTGCGGCCGATCCGAGCCCGGTGGTCACGCAGGTGCTGGTGGGCTACCTCAGCGGTGTCACCGAGGAGACGCCGAACGTGATCAACGCGCGTGCCATCGCCAAGGAGCGCGGCCTGAAGGTCGCCACCCGCGAGGTGGAAGAAGCCGAAGACTACCAGTCGGAGGTGCGCGTGGTCGCCCGCCAGGGGCAGCGCACCCGCACCGTGGGCGGCACGGTGTTCGGCCGTCTGCCGCGCCTGACGCGCCTGCGCAACTACCGCGTGGAGGTCGCTCCGGAAGGCTACATCCTGATCGTGTCGAACCAGGACCGTCCCGGTGCGGTCGCCAAGCTGTCCACCCTGCTGGGCAACTATAGCATCAACATCGCGGGCATGAGCCTGGGCCGCGCCGAAAAAGGCGGTCAGGCGCTGTTTGCCCTGACCCTCGACGACAAGCCCACCCCCGAGCAGCTCGAGCAGATCCGGGCCCTCGACGTGATCGAGTCGGCCTACCTGGTGGAGGTCTGA
- a CDS encoding peptidoglycan DD-metalloendopeptidase family protein — protein MLKHLVLLAALALPGASAASYTVRSGDTLFQIAVQNRTTVEALMAENGLTSTTIRVGQVLRLPEGSGEAAVKNYGYVAGVKVQAPSRLREGDAFTLRLRGAAALQATVRFPSELNEDVRRPNEALRPFRVAGDEGYVLGRVVLGAQAPVRFEVEVNGQVLRGQIPVRENGLPVQVLGVSQDVVDTLADPRRQEEERRMEQAYALRGEPRWTQPFILPGTGPTTSAFGQKRRNRSQDPIRYHYGTDQRGAVGAPTRATNDGTVVVAGKFPVRGGLVVIDHGGGLVSAYFHLSKILVKEGQTVKRGQKIAEIGSTGFSTGPHLHWEMRLRGEAVDPLGWVNKLRP, from the coding sequence ATGCTCAAACACCTCGTACTTCTGGCGGCTCTGGCCCTCCCCGGGGCGAGTGCCGCCAGCTACACGGTGCGGTCCGGCGACACGCTGTTTCAGATCGCCGTGCAAAACCGCACCACCGTCGAGGCCCTGATGGCCGAGAACGGTCTGACGTCCACCACCATCCGGGTCGGGCAGGTGTTGCGCCTGCCCGAGGGTTCCGGCGAGGCCGCGGTCAAAAACTACGGCTACGTTGCCGGGGTCAAGGTGCAAGCTCCCTCGAGGCTGCGCGAGGGAGACGCCTTCACCCTGCGGCTGAGGGGGGCTGCGGCGCTGCAGGCCACCGTGCGTTTTCCCAGCGAGCTGAACGAGGATGTGCGTCGGCCCAACGAGGCGTTGCGTCCGTTTCGGGTCGCAGGCGACGAGGGGTATGTGCTGGGCCGTGTGGTATTGGGCGCTCAGGCTCCCGTGCGTTTCGAGGTCGAAGTGAACGGTCAGGTGTTGCGCGGCCAGATCCCGGTGCGTGAAAACGGCCTGCCGGTACAGGTGCTGGGTGTTTCGCAGGACGTGGTGGACACCCTCGCGGACCCGCGCCGCCAGGAAGAGGAGCGCCGCATGGAGCAGGCTTACGCCCTGCGCGGCGAGCCGCGCTGGACCCAGCCGTTCATCCTGCCCGGGACGGGACCCACCACCAGCGCTTTCGGGCAGAAGCGCCGCAACCGCAGCCAGGACCCGATCCGCTACCACTACGGAACCGACCAGCGCGGGGCCGTGGGAGCTCCGACCCGGGCCACCAACGATGGCACGGTCGTGGTTGCCGGGAAGTTCCCGGTGCGTGGCGGGCTGGTCGTGATCGACCATGGCGGCGGGCTGGTAAGCGCTTACTTTCACCTCTCGAAGATCCTGGTGAAAGAAGGGCAGACGGTCAAGCGCGGCCAGAAGATCGCTGAGATCGGCTCGACCGGTTTCTCGACCGGGCCCCACCTGCACTGGGAGATGCGCCTGCGCGGTGAGGCGGTGGATCCGCTCGGCTGGGTGAACAAGCTGCGGCCATGA